The Hippoglossus hippoglossus isolate fHipHip1 chromosome 21, fHipHip1.pri, whole genome shotgun sequence genome contains a region encoding:
- the cx43.4 gene encoding gap junction gamma-1 protein — MSWSFLTRLLDEISNHSTFVGKIWLTLLIVFRIVLTAVGGESIYYDEQSKFVCNTQQPGCENVCYDAFAPLSHIRFWVFQVIMITTPTIMYLGFAMHKIARMEDEDYLPRSRKRMPIVSRGANRDYEEAEDNGEEDPMILEEIEPEKEKEVVEKPSKKHDGRRRIKRDGLMKVYVFQLLSRAIFEVSFLFGQYILYGIEVVPSYVCTRSPCPHTVDCFVSRPTEKTIFLLIMYAVSALCLLFTMLEILHLGISGIRDCFCAPRPATPRHPALASQRSSICRQPSAPPGYNTVLKKDPTGKMGFRDNLGDSGRESFGDEASSRELERLRRHLKLAQQHLDLAYQNDSPSRSSSPESNGTAVEQNRLNFAQEKQSSTCEKGLRA, encoded by the exons ATGAGCTGGAGCTTCCTCACACGTCTGCTGGATGAAATTTCCAATCATTCCACTTTTGTGGGAAAAATCTGGCTCACCCTCCTCATCGTCTTCCGCATCGTGCTGACGGCGGTCGGGGGAGAGTCCATCTACTATGATGAACAGAGTAAATTTGTGTGCAACACACAGCAACCCGGTTGTGAGAACGTGTGCTATGATGCATTTGCGCCGCTGTCACATATTCGCTTTTGGGTCTTTCAGGTGATTATGATCACCACCCCCACCATCATGTACCTTGGCTTTGCTATGCATAAGATCGCCCGCATGGAGGACGAGGACTACCTGCCCCGGAGCAGGAAGAGGATGCCCATAGTGAGCCGCGGTGCTAACCGGGACTACGAGGAAGCAGAGGATAACGGGGAAGAGGACCCCATGATCCTGGAGGAGATTGAGCCTGAGAAGGAAAAGGAAGTTGTGGAGAAGCCCAGCAAAAAGCACGATGGACGCCGCCGCATCAAGAGAGATGGTCTGATGAAGGTTTACGTGTTTCAGCTGCTATCACGTGCCATCTTTGAGGTCTCCTTCCTGTTTGGACAGTACATCCTTTATGGGATAGAAGTGGTGCCGTCCTATGTATGCACGCGCTCTCCCTGCCCGCACACAGTTGATTGCTTCGTCTCACGTCCTACTGAGAAAACAATCTTCCTGCTCATCATGTACGCCGTCAGCGCCTTGTGTCTGCTCTTCACCATGCTGGAGATCCTCCACCTTGGCATCAGCGGTATTCGCGACTGCTTTTGTGCACCAAGGCCTGCCACACCCCGCCACCCAGCTCTGGCTAGCCAGAGGTCCTCCATCTGCCGCCAGCCATCTGCGCCTCCAGGCTACAACACAGTTCTGAAGAAGGACCCAACAGGAAAAATGGGCTTTAGGGACAACCTGGGGGACTCGGGCCGCGAGTCGTTTGGGGACGAGGCTTCGTCACGGGAGCTGGAACGGCTGCGCAGACACCTAAAACTTGCCCAGCAACACCTGGATCTGGCTTACCAGAACGACAGCCCGTcacgcagcagcagcccagAGTCCAATGGCACGGCAGTCGAGCAGAACAGATTAAACTTCGCCCAGGAGAAGCAAAGCAGCACATGTGAGAAAG GTCTCCGTGCGTAG
- the LOC117755058 gene encoding lactase-phlorizin hydrolase-like: protein MKNVLWLVCLCVVCVCECWSSGGNVQEGFMLLAGPLNSNSEVNDAFDCSHPIPPGSRQYFEHLQSRGVTHFKVPLSWAQLLPTGLPSQPHQAVVTCYQTLLRQLLESSLQPLVVLHGSTVPEALRSRFGGWESQELVDMFQQYAEFAFQEFGELGESWVTLSDLGEARRDWEPAAAPRTLLNILQLHRNIYKIYHQQFPEEGRRLSIGLRAGDVEMIPQVKDTTMDFLSVHIEYNCGSTSNFAEEMRSLQMSSGNLPVLIYKMTARDCSYSQFQLLGNILQVLNNNEPNIVGCDMMDVLGKLDMQDTETSIAEYTESRSSYHRVWHKFEAQTSSARDLFLKDSFPADFQWATSSESFKVEGGWSEGGKGETVWDRFGHGGLAFENQTADLACDSFHKVDYDVYLLRGLHVNTYQFSISWARIFPSGHRGGQSEKGALYYDKLIDALIESGIQPVVTLYHWDLPQALQDHGGWNNTSIVEAFKDYADFCFSRFGDRVKTWNTFSSPWVVSHAGYGTGEHPPGVKDYVVASYQATHNILKSHAEAWHVYNDKYRMKQGGKVGIALNSDWAEPLNPSRPEDIVAADRYMQFMLGWFAHPIFVDGDYPATLKTQIEDKKRLCPNSEPARLPVFTPEDRKRIHGTADFLGLNHYTSRLVNNSDGGCTAGPQGVGDFQAYVDPSWSSTASDWIYSTPWGLRRLLNYISTEYLNVTKVPIYITGNGMPTEYSGDTLNDTSRIEYMRSYINEALKAIQLDGVNVQRFTVQSLMDGFEGPQGYSERFGLHHVNFDLPDRPRTPKQSAYFYSEVIEKNGFASKKQFFHAPDMSNTKSNKVSSMPPSTVPSQAKDVWRKFSKQTNFQRKLYHYGTFPQGFRWGVSSSAYQIEGGWNADGKNSSIWDTFTQELGNIPGTANGDVACDSYHRLDEDLYMLRALRVKSYRFSLSWSRIFPDGRRTSLNQKGVDYYNRLIDGLLAYNITPMVTLYHWDLPQALQDIGGWDNVDMIHIFNDFCDFCFDKFGDRVKFWMTFNQPQTIAWSGYGLGQIPPNVKNPGIAPYRVAHNLIKAHARAYHTYDDKYRTSQGGLVSIALNADWIEPKDVTVPREVVAADRALQFQLGWFAHPIFKNGDYPDAMKWQVGNKSELQGLSESRLPSFTEEEKSFIRGTADIFCVNHYTTRIARHATLRLTPHSYDYDKDLIEAEESDSPTTAISNQRAVAWGLRRLLNWIKEEYGDPEIYITENGVATESKTTWDDSARVFYFKTYIDEALKAHDLDGVKVKGYVAASLMDSFEWLNGYTIGFGLHHVDFTNPNRPRTPKYSAHFFYQVVKDNGFPTPDDDKMLYGHFRKDFIWSTATASYQIEGGWRADGKGLSIWDKFAHTPLRVFNDDDGDIACDSYNKVEEDVAILRQLKVTHYRFSISWSRVLPDGTTKHVNEAGLNYYHRLVDALLAANIQPHITLFHWDLPQALQDIKGWENETIIDKFRDYADLIFSRLGHKVKFWITINEPYNVANIGHGYGAAAPGISFRPGTLPYIVGHNLLKAHAEAWHLYNDKYRAKQKGIISITINSDWSEPRNPYKQEDVDAARRVVQFYIGWFAHPVFNGDYSNMMKTIIRERSLAAGLPKSRLPEFSPEEIRRIKGTYDYFGFNHYTTVLAFPVGYGNLQHYDADRGAGTIADRTWLDSGSSWLKVSPFGFRRILNFIKEEYGNPPIIITENGMSGRGPIDLNDIYRSYYYEKYINQALKANLLDGVDIRGYTAWSLMDNLEWATGFSERFGLFYVNRSDPELSRVAKSSVAAYSTIINCNGFPDPASGPHECLSPVPEGTSAPITDDRVKFLGMNLSTSDAETGLNTTFALLVVAVFGAIGSSFCFFRARKRSKKGL, encoded by the exons ATGAAGAACGTGTTGtggcttgtgtgtctgtgtgtcgtgtgtgtgtgtgagtgttggaGCAGCGGGGGGAATGTGCAGGAGGGCTTCATGCTCCTTGCTGGCCCCCTGAACTCAAACAGCGAGGTGAATGATGCTTTTGACTGCAGTCATCCCATACCTCCTGGCTCTAGACAGTACTTTGAGCACCTCCAGAGCAGAGGGGTGACCCACTTCAAGGTGCCGCTGTCATGGGCTCAGCTTCTACCCACGGGCCTCCCCAGCCAGCCCCACCAGGCTGTGGTGACCTGTTACCAGACGTTGCTGAGACAGCTGCTGGAGTCGAGCCTTCAGCCTCTGGTTGTTCTTCACGGCTCCACTGTGCCGGAGGCTCTGAGGTCACGGTTTGGAGGCTGGGAGAGCCAGGAGCTGGTGGACATGTTTCAGCAGTAcgcagagtttgcctttcaggAGTTTGGAGAGCTGGGAGAGTCATGGGTGACCCTGAGTGACCTAGGCGAGGCAAGGCGTGATTGGGAGCCTGCAGCTGCTCCGCGGACTCTGCTAAAtatcctgcagctccacaggaACATCTACAAGATCTACCATCAACAGTTTCCTGAAGAAG GGAGACGTCTGTCAATTGGTTTGAGAGCTGGTGATGTGGAAATGATTCCTCAGGTTAAAGATACAACA ATGGATTTCCTGTCAGTGCACATTGAATATAACTGTGGCTCAACGTCTAACTttgcagaggagatgaggagtTTACAG ATGTCCAGTGGGAACTTGCCTGTACTGATATACAAGATGACAGCTCGTGATTGTTCTTACAGTCAGTTCCAGCTCCTTGGCAATATCCTGCAAG TTCTGAACAACAATGAGCCAAACATTGTGGGATGTGACATGATGGACGTTCTGGGTAAGCTAGACATGCAGGATACTGAAACCAG CATTGCAGAATACACCGAGTCCAGAAGCAGTTATCACAGAGTGTGGCACAAGTTTGAGGCCCAGACGTCATCAGCGCGTGACCTTTTTCTCAAAGACTCCTTCCCTGCAGACTTCCAATGGGCCACGTCCAGTGAGTCCTTCAAGGTAGAAGGTGGCTGGTCAGAAGGGGGGAAGGGGGAGACCGTTTGGGATCGCTTTGGTCATGGAGGCCTGGCCTTTGAGAATCAGACAGCTGATCTGGCTTGTGACAGTTTCCACAAGGTGGATTATGATGTCTACCTCCTGCGAGGTCTCCATGTCAACACCTACCAGTTCTCCATCTCCTGGGCACGTATTTTCCCCTCAGGCCACAGAGGCGGCCAATCAGAGAAAGGGGCTCTCTACTATGACAAGCTGATCGATGCACTCATTGAGTCTGGCATACAACCTGTTGTCACTCTCTACCACTGGGATCTGCCTCAAGCACTCCAGGATCACGGTGGATGGAACAACACTTCCATCGTTGAAGCCTTCAAGGACTATGCAGACTTCTGCTTCTCCAGGTTTGGAGACAGGGTCAAGACTTGGAACACATTCAGTAGCCCCTGGGTGGTGAGCCATGCTGGCTATGGCACTGGTGAGCACCCCCCTGGTGTAAAGGATTATGTGGTTGCCTCCTATCAG GCCACTCACAATATACTCAAGTCTCATGCTGAGGCCTGGCATGTCTACAATGACAAGTACCGCATGAAACAAGGAGGAAAAGTGGGCATTGCATTGAATTCTGACTGGGCCGAGCCCCTGAACCCCTCCAGACCTGAAGACATAGTAGCTGCAGATCGCTACATGCAGTTCATGCTGGGCTGGTTTGCACATCCCATATTTGTAGACGGAGATTATCCTGCAACACTCAAGACTCAAattgaagataaaaaaagacTGTGTCCCAATTCTGAGCCTGCAAGGCTTCCAGTTTTCACTCCTGAAGACAGGAAGAGGATCCATGGAACAGCTGACTTTTTAGGGTTAAACCACTATACCTCCCGGTTGGTCAACAATAGTGATGGTGGCTGCACCGCTGGTCCTCAGGGGGTTGGTGATTTCCAGGCTTATGTGGATCCATCATGGTCCTCTACAGCTTCTGACTGGATATATTCAACACCATGGGGCCTCCGAAGGCTTCTAAACTACATTTCAACAGAATACTTGAATGTTACTAAAGTGCCTATCTACATAACTGGGAATGGGATGCCTACTGAGTACAGTGGGGACACTCTCAATGATACCAGCAGAATAGAGTACATGAGGAGTTACATCAATGAGGCCCTGAAAG CTATACAACTGGATGGCGTAAATGTTCAGCGGTTTACTGTCCAGTCACTCATGGATGGTTTTGAGGGTCCACAAGGCTACAGTGAACGGTTTGGACTCCACCATGTCAACTTTGATCTACCTGACAGACCCAGGACTCCAAAGCAGTCTGCCTACTTTTACTCTGAAGTCATTGAGAAAAATGGTTTTGCTTCCAAGAAACAGTTCTTTCATGCGCCAGATATGTCAAATACGAAGTCAAATAAAGTTTCCTCAATGCCACCTTCCACAGTCCCATCACAAGCCAAGGATGTCTGGAGGAAATTCTCTAAACAAACCAATTTTCAGAGAAAGCTCTACCACTATGGTACCTTCCCACAAGGCTTCAGGTGGGGAGTATCATCATCAGCTTACCAGATTGAAGGTGGCTGGAATGCAGATGGGAAGAACTCCAGCATCTGGGATACATTCACCCAAGAACTTGGCAATATTCCTGGTACTGCCAATGGAGATGTGGCCTGTGACAGTTACCACAGACTTGATGAAGACCTCTACATGCTGCGAGCTCTGAGGGTGAAGTCGTACAGATTCTCTCTGTCCTGGTCCAGGATCTTTCCTGATGGTCGGCGTACCTCCCTGAACCAGAAAGGTGTTGACTACTACAATAGACTCATTGATGGTCTCCTAGCGTATAACATTACCCCCATGGTGACACTCTATCACTGGGACCTCCCTCAAGCTTTGCAGGACATTGGTGGATGGGACAATGTAGAcatgattcatatttttaatgacTTTTGTGACTTCTGCTTTGACAAGTTCGGAGACAGAGTAAAGTTTTGGATGACCTTCAACCAGCCTCAAACAATTGCATGGTCAGGATATGGACTTGGACAGATTCcaccaaatgtaaaaaatccaGGAATTGCACCATACAGAGTTGCACACAACCTGATAAAAGCTCATGCCAGAGCCTACCACACATATGATGATAAGTATCGGACATCCCAAGGTGGACTAGTGTCCATTGCCCTCAATGCTGATTGGATAGAACCTAAAGATGTCACGGTTCCCAGAGaagtggtggctgctgaccgcGCTCTGCAGTTCCAACTGGGCTGGTTTGCACACCCTATTTTCAAGAACGGGGACTATCCTGATGCAATGAAATGGCAAGTTGGAAACAAAAGTGAACTCCAAGGTCTTTCAGAGTCAAGACTTCCTTCCTTtactgaagaagaaaagagctTCATCCGGGGAACTGCTGACATTTTCTGCGTAAATCACTACACTACAAGGATTGCACGCCACGCTACATTGAGGCTCACACCTCATTCTTATGACTATGACAAGGATTTGATAGAAGCAGAGGAAAGTGATTCACCAACTACAGCCATCAGTAACCAGAGAGCTGTCGCATGGGGCTTGAGGAGACTCCTCAACTGGATCAAAGAGGAGTATGGAGATCCAGAGATTTACATTACTGAGAATGGAGTAGCTACAGAATCAAAGACAACTTGGGATGACTCTGCTCGAGTATTTTATTTCAAGACCTATATTGATGAGGCTCTTAAAG CCCATGACCTAGATGGTGTGAAGGTGAAAGGATATGTAGCAGCATCTCTCATGGATTCTTTTGAGTGGCTTAACGGGTACACAATTGGATTTGGGTTACACCACGTGGACTTCACCAACCCAAACCGGCCAAGGACACCCAAGTACTCAGCTCATTTCTTCTACCAAGTCGTAAAGGACAATGGTTTCCCTACACCGGATGATGATAAGATGCTTTATGGACATTTCCGCAAGGATTTCATTTGGAGCACTGCAACAGCATCATACCAG ATTGAAGGGGGGTGGAGAGCAGATGGAAAAGGCCTCAGCATTTGGGACAAGTTTGCTCACACTCCTCTCCGAGTGTTTAATGATGACGATGGGGACATAGCATGCGACAGTTACAATAAAGTAGAAGAGGATGTTGCTATATTGAGGCAACTTAAAGTGACCCATTATCGGTTCTCCATATCGTGGTCGAGGGTGCTTCCTGATGGCACCACCAAGCACGTCAATGAGGCTGGACTCAACTACTACCATAGACTGGTGGATGCACTGCTTGCTGCAAACATCCAACCTCAT ATCACTCTCTTCCACTGGGATCTTCCGCAAGCACTGCAGGATATTAAGGGCTGGGAGAATGAAACTATTATTGACAAATTCAGAGACTATGCAGACCTCATCTTTAGCCGTCTTGGTCACAAAGTGAAATTTTGGATCACTATTAATGAGCCGTACAATGTCGCCAACATAGGCCACGGCTATGGAGCAGCTGCCCCAG GGATCAGTTTCCGACCAGGCACTTTGCCTTATATTGTGGGTCACAACCTGCTTAAAGCTCATGCTGAAGCCTGGCACCTCTACAATGACAAGTACCGAGCCAAACAGAAAGGAATTATCTCTATCACTATAAACTCCGACTGGTCAGAACCCAGGAATCCCTACAAGCAGGAGGACGTTGACGCTGCAAGACGTGTGGTGCAG TTTTACATTGGCTGGTTTGCCCATCCTGTATTTAATGGAGACTACAGCAACATGATGAAGACAATCATTCGAGAGCGAAGCTTAGCAGCTGGTCTGCCGAAATCACG GCTACCTGAGTTCTCTCCTGAGGAGATTAGGAGAATCAAGGGTACCTATGATTATTTCGGGTTCAACCATTACACCACTGTGCTGGCGTTCCCTGTGGGTTACGGGAACCTTCAGCATTATGACGCTGACAG GGGTGCAGGGACAATCGCTGATCGCACCTGGCTGGATTCAGGCTCATCGTGGCTGAAGGTGTCACCGTTTGGATTTAGGAggattttaaactttattaagGAGGAGTATGGGAACCCACCTATCATCATCACTGAGAATGGCATGTCAGGGCGAGGGCCTATTGACCTGAATGATATTTACAGGAGCTACTACTATGAAAAATACATCAACCAGGCGCTGAAAG CCAACTTGCTGGATGGTGTGGATATCCGGGGTTACACAGCTTGGTCGCTGATGGACAACCTAGAATGGGCAACTGGCTTTTCAGAGAGATTTGGCCTTTTCTACGTCAATCGATCGGACCCTGAGCTTTCTCGTGTGGCCAAGTCCTCTGTCGCCGCCTATTCCACTATCATCAACTGCAACGGATTCCCTGACCCGGCCTCAGGGCCCCATGAGTGTTTGAGCCCCGTGCCTGAAG ggACGAGTGCTCCGATCACTGATGACAGGGTGAAATTCCTGGGTATGAATCTTTCTACCAGTGACGCTGAGACTGGACTCAACACCACATTCGCTCTCCTGGTTGTTGCCGTGTTTGGAGCTATTGGTTCATCTTTTTGCTTCTTTAGGGCAAGAAAACGCTCCAAGAAAGGACTGTAG